The DNA window GATATGAAAATAACATTAAGTTTGATGCATTTCTTTCTCAAATTTTAGAGAAGCAAGAGGCGTGAGTCTGTCTTCTAAGGATGGTTTAGACGTCTTCTCCCAACGCCTTGACCCTAATGCTCTAAAGGTTTCTAATTCtaatctcttttctttttctcgttTTGCAGTGTCAATTTTATACTAGGCTGACTAAGTTTATCATCTCCCTTTCTGAAAATTATTATAAGTTTGTGCACTCCGCTTATCAGTCCTGCTACAGGAGAATCTACTGAAGATGACCACGCAACATCGTGCTCAAATGGCTTCAAAACGTGGCAAGTCTTCCGTTCCTGGAGAAGGTTGGTAGAAAGACTCGTGctattattctttttttctcAAATCATGGCAGGTTTGGCCTCCCAGTAGAACGACTATTGTTCATTCTTTCTGCTTCCCTGTTGTTACTGTTTCCTCTTTTACTTTCCTGGCCAACATTTTGAATGTGTGTTCCTCTTAGAAGATTTTCCTTACCAAACTAAGAGTGTGTAAAGAGGAAGAAGCGACCTattaataaaaagagaaaacttAGACATCAGTGCAACTAAATGTTATATACTTGAAGCTCCTTTGAGGAAAACATCGCAAGGCATGGACAGGGTGGGGTTGTTTCAAACGTGTCACAACTCATACGAGACTGTTCCTTCTTTTGTCAGGAAAAAGAGCATCTACATATTTATATCGATCTCAGGTTCTATTAAGTAGGATTCAAGTCCGTAGCTTCCCTTAAAAGGTAGTGTCATCTGAAAATTATGACTATGGATTGAAGCTGCTTTTTAATAAAGCAGGATTGAAATCATTGAAGCTACCCTTAATACTCTGAAAATGATGTCTTTGCACACCTGTCTAAATTCTCTTTGTACTCAGTTCCTACTGTTAGTATTTTATTTGTCctataattaaaaagaataaaGCTTGGAAGGGTTTACAGAACTTTGTAACTTTGGATTGGCAGATTTGACTAAATGCCTCATTTCCTATACATACTGAATTTATGAGCTACTCAAATATGTATACTTGTAATAATAATTCTTGAACATTCCGTTGAATATCCTGGAAATGAGAAAAACTATTGAATTGGTGATGTTGGAGTCCGAAGATTTTATGTGATTGGATAAAAACAACTGGTCAAACTTGCAGACGCAAAGAAGAAGCATAGAAGTCAACAATTAGGAAATTGGAAGCACGCATAGACACCTTAAGCGTAGATATGTAGAAAAGCCCAACAATTTTTGGTAAAGTGCTTACCTAGGATAGTTATCATTAAACTTCCCATGAAATTACTTCAGAAAAAACATTTTTCAGTACCCTAATGGTTTCTAACGAGTTCATTGGAATATTGCTTTCCTTGTATTGCTTAGATCGGAGGGCAGCTCTTTGCTACTGTggccttgtttttgttttaggcTGTTTGTTTTTAGTTGCTTGGTTTTCTGTTCCTTGTTGTGCTGCAGTGTTTGGGCTGGTCTGCTGGACCACCCTGTCCGTTAGCCTTTTATTTCTCCTAATAAAACTTTCCCATCGAAAAGGGAAACTTAATGGAATAATATAAAGTAATGCTTGTCTGTGTGAATTTCTTTTTATAGTCTAAGTTACAGacatataaaatattttaacaATCAGCAGTCTCAAATTCCTGATATTTGGAGGAAGTTTACTTttatgaagaaggagaagaaaatttAATTTGGATATGGGAAATGATAACCACACATCCTTTTTCTCCCCCTAGACACCCCCGTTTAATCTTGTCCACTGTTTCGGTttgatttattgaatccaatggCTAAAAGGGGGTGTgtaggagaaaaaaaaaggtgtggTTACCATTTCCTTTTGGATATACTTtacaattaataaaagaaatgcAACCTTATTACAGTGTTAAAAATAGATGTGAGCAGTTTGCCTGTCTTGAATTAAATGTCCTGTGGAAACTTCATATGTTTTGAGAGATCCAATTTATTCAGGTTAGCACAATGGGCATGAAATTGAATTGCATAAATGTATGGTATCCAGGTCATTTTTGGCCCAGTAAGCTCTTTGTGGCCTTACAAAAAGTCTTGGTGTGGTCTGAAACTAATTATAGATCAAGGGAAAAAATTTGCCCGGTGAAATATTGGCTTGACTGACAACCGCAATTTTTAGGTCTTACGAGCAATTTCTATTCATCGTTTTTAAGGTCATTTTCCATTGATATGGCCAACTACTTAAACAAAATagctaatttttcttttttttttgttttgaattattctaAATAATGGTTTTATTTACTGCTTTCATACTAGGTAACATAGAAATTGGTAATGGCTATGGTGTACCAGGAGGAGGTGCTTATTATGGTGCTCCAGGACCTAATGTAACTGCACCTAGTAAGACTAATTCACAATGCTCAAATACTTTcattattgttttaagaactgttattgacactccaaaaatctcattgtgcactcctcacaagtgtatttttgttTCTAAACAAGAAAGTTTTGGAGTGCACAGTGAGAACTTTGTAGTGCCAATAATAGCTCCCATTATTTGTCTCTTAATTTTGTATTGTAAAAATGACCAATTTACTTTTATTTATGATGCCTAGGAAATCTGGGAGTTGGAAATAGTGAGATGGATCAGAAGAATATTGAATCTGATAAAGAGTTAAAACAGAAGCCTCCGGTTAAAGAATTGTCGGAGTATCTGAAGCAAAAGTTGAGGGATAGAGGTATTCTTAAAGATGATTCAAATAATGGCAATATTGTAAGTTCTTACCTTGCAAATCATTTCCCTTTACCAAGCCTTCTACTTTATCTCTCACCTCATCTTTGAACAAGTTTTATATTGTTTTGAGAACCAAAGATCTAGTTCTGAAGCTATATTTTTCAGTCTGTTAGTGCAAGTTCAAGTTGGAGTTTCTGAAAATGCTTTTCTATAGGTGGTTGATGGGTCATCTTTATGTGAAAGAATGTGTTAGGGCTTGTATTTGTTGTGTCCTAGGTTTGTCTCTGATAAAACAATTACATGGAGTCTCAACTTTTAATTGGATTTGGACTGCTCAACTTATGAAATTGGGTCTTTGTGTTATTCTCAGTTTATCTCTTAATTTTGGGTTAACCCGTATCTTTCAATTTCAGAAGTTGGAAAGGAGCTCAGCTCAACAAATGGAATGCAGGAAATTACCTTCCGGTTGGGTGTGTATCAGTTGCAAGATATATTAGTATTTTAGTTTCATTTTTATTGGGTATATTGCACTCCATGCTGTTGGATATAAATGTTTTGCAAATACTGTATCATGGGAAATACAACTTGGTTTTGGGGAGGAGGTAATAGTTGTCTGGTAAATCATGGTGTGTTTAGTCAGATATGAAGACAGCCCACCCTCTTTGATTTCATTTTGGTTCATTCCATCAACTTCACTTTTGTTGGTCTTCTCGATATCGGGCTATTTTCTTGTGTATAAGCTCTTCTGATCACCAAATCTACACATCTGATAAAGTGGTAACTATAATGTGTTGGCAGTGGTAGAGCCCTCGAGACCCATGGATCCATGACCAGCAAATGTCTCTCAAAATTCTTTCATATTACCTTAGGTTTTAGATTagattattttatatataaccCCACAACGATTGTTTTGAGAGGGAATTGGCATGGGAAAAACATACTTCATAGTAGTAGCAGAAATCTAGTGAGAGAAATGGAGTGTACCGAGAAAAAGAGAAGGTAGACGacagagaaagaagaagctgaGAAAATGAGTTCAGTATTCAAGAATGGTTAATCGGTTACATATCTGACCttagccttatatatatatatatatatatatatatatatatatatatatatatatatatatatatatagcataaGGTCACCTGAGCTATTTAACAATCAGGTAATTACACCAACTAACCATCAAACAAGGTAACGGACTCTTTAACAGACTATGCTGATGTGGACCATTCTGTTTATAGAAGCTGACATGCCACATTGTTGATTTGTCACTTAATAATACTCTCAACACCCTTTATTCTCTCCCCTAATAATTCAACCACATTGCACATACATCATAGGTATGTTGAAAAGAGATCAAGCATTGAAATTTAAGATGAAGATATAAAAAGTACTATTATGATGGTGAGATGTACGTATAAAACCAAAACTTTTAAATTGCATtatcataatataatatacTGAATTTTATTAGGCGGGCTGGcattgtttttatatttaacAAAAAACAATGACATGTTCCTTCAAGTCATCACAAAAGACTACAGCATGTAAACAAGTTACAAAATAAGATAAGGTCATTCTTGTTACCTAAAAGTTGTGCATGATATGCTAGCATACAGAGGGTTTACATATACACACGTAATAGATAGACACCATAATTAATATTTCCTCTGTTCTTTTATAAAATGTTTTCTTCTCAGAAAACATATTAGACTTCTTGTTGTATGCTTCCTTCTGCTGCTATTAGCCTATAACTTCTCGAATTACTTTCTAGGTGGAGGCAACAGATCCTGCAAGTGGTGCTTTGTATTATTATAACGAGACCACAGGCAAGACTCAATGGGAAAAGCCTGCTCAGACATCTTCTGTTACACCACTTCAGTCGCCTTTATCTCTTGCAGAATATTGGGTGGAGGCTTTGGATGAAACAACAGGTATGCCAAATATGTTCTATACATGCAGTAGTTTTTGACAAGGTACACGAACATCTCAGGGGTATCACAGAACCATTGGCATCCACTATGAATGCGTAAATAACACTTGAGTCTCCGTATATAACACTTGAGTCCCAGTAAATTACACTTTGGTTCCTATATTTTTTAGCTATTATATGATCCTTAGAGTTTttagtaaaaaaagaaaagaagaaaaaatagcttttataaaatgaaaaatagaaaaacaaagacGCAGTTAAAATTTCTGAACAAAAAGGATTGGAGAAAGAAAGGTGAAGACCTATAGAAAAGAGAAATACTCTTCCATGGAACGAGAATCAGATTATTTACAAGGAGCACCAGCCAACAAATTATAACACTTTCAAGGACAAGAAAGCGGTTAATCTTTAATAAGTAGTTGGAGGATGCTCCGTTCGTGCAAGTAACAAGAAGGCAGTTACTTTATGATGGTGTTTGATCTTGGCTCTTGTGTTTGGAAATAACGGTATCACTACAGTAGATAGATTGTCTTGCCTTTTGTCTCATTAAGAAAGCTATTAATCATAAGAAAGCTATGAATCTTAATGAGACAAAATTTAATTAGCAACTCATGATGATTGCAATATTTTTCTTGTCATTTTAATTGAAAAACTTTACTATTTTCATTCACAGGTCACAAGTATTACTACAATACAAAGACACAAGTATCGCAATGGAAACACCCTGGGTCATCAGAGCAGATTGCATCCCAACATTTTGAGAGTATGGTTTCTGGAAACCCTGCTAATGTTTATTGGGATGGCCAATCAACTGAGGTACAAGCAGGAAAGGATGAGTCGTCCACACTAAAGAAATGCCTGAGTTGCGGTGGATGGGGAGTAGGACTTGTTCAGATGTGGGGCTACTGCAATCATTGTACAAGGTAAGACGAATGCTGTGTTCACTAGACATCTGAAGAAATCAAAGCCCAAAAGGGGGTTGAATTGAACTCTGTCCCACAATTCACAGCTCCCCAATGCCAACCTCCTCTTTGTTCCTCCAAAATCTTGAACCTTTTACATAATAAAGCATTACAAGAAGCTGGGGTCGCCCAACTCAACTTGGCCTCCCTAAACAGCCTTTTTTATGAACAATACACAACTACAATGTGAGACCAATAAACAACAAAAGTTTCCAACCTTCAATATCCTTTCCACCTTGTGAGAccaagtatatatatttatactgaATGTACTTGACTGAAACAAAGTGTACTACTAAAAGACAACGATTTAATAAAATACGCGTTGAACATATTTTTGTGGACTTCCAATTTTCTATACCAGTATGTATTTTACATGTTTGGTACTAAAGTTTCGTATGTCGTTGTTTGACATAcaatattttattcttttaataatttgacacctctctctcttccttagTTGTGGTTCTCAATGTGCACAAAGTTTTCTTCATGGTTGCATTGACACCCTTTCTTCTGGAATATTTTATCACTTGCAGAGTTCTTGATCTTCCACAAAGCCAGTACATGATGACTAGTTTGGGTAATTATCAGCAGACCCAAAATCCTGTAGATACAAAGGGAGATTCAGACAGAAAGGCTCCCACGCAGAGGTACCTGTCCTTTAAGGAGATAAGGTTTCTTATGTAACTGGTCATTCTTTCAACTACTAAGTCATAAGTTTCATATAACCTGAAATGGAGTAAAGCTGTACTGAATTTTCATTGTtgtgtgtttatataaatgCGTGAAAGGTACTTGACCTAGAATGAAAATACAGAATGTACAAGACAGTCTCACAGTGGTGTCTTTGGATCTTATTCCCATTGAAGTATAATGAAATAATGGCATGTTTACTTCTTGTTGGACTCGTTTCCTATTGAAGGATAATGAAATAATGGCATGTTTACTTCTTTTGAAGAAGCCATGAATCGATATGAGATGTGTGCGAATAAACAACCCCTCTCTTAGTTATCTCATACTTTATTTTTTAGGTAGCCCATATCTAGCCCATATCCAAAACCAACGTGGGACGCACTTGGTTGTTATAGTGAACGCATGATATGTGACATGAATGGGAATGATACCCATTTCTTGCAAATCCATTCCTTGTATGTAAATATATCCTAAATGACATTATACAAATTgacttttttgtttgattttgtcatGGTACTATAGGTTTTAGTTTCTAAGTAGTGACAGCCCATTAAGCTGATACCCTAATAAGATGGAGCCACTAATGGACTTGTTTGCTTGTGCTTTTTTATGTTTCAAGATCACAAATTAAACATGGGGCTACAGCTGGAACAATTTTCTTTCTTCGTTTGTTTTGCTAGAACAGATTATGGAAACTGAGAATAAGACTTCCTCTGGAGAAGATGGAAGGCACTGAAAGCAATCAATTAGAACTTAATGGAGCGATTGATTTCAGTTTTGGTTTTATGTAGGTGTAATTGGAAACCTCCAATGGCAAAAGGAAATAGAAAGGATAGTAAGAAACGGGCTTACGATGAGGATGATGAATTGGATCCAATGGACCCCAGCGCATATTCAGATGCTCCTCGTGGTGGCTGGTAAGCTCTACAGACTTGATGAAGTATTCAGCAAtcatgttttattttgttttctctgCTTGATAATTTGCAAAATTTATTTGGTGCTGTTTTTCAGGGTAGTAGGCCTCAAAGGAGTGCAGCCACGAGCAGCTGATACCACTGCCACAGTAAACTAATTACTTTACCTTGATAATTTgtctaatttattttcttttgataaATCAGTAAATGTATATGAAGATTAGCTCAATGGTTTGcacaaaaaaaagggcaaaacgggaaaaaaagttgcagaagTTCTTGTGGCGGTCTCTTCAACTTATTGCTAATTGTTGTGTTTAGGTTGTCTGGTGTAATCTACTAGACATAATTCCTAATCTTGTATATGGAAAACATTTCGGTAAACTTAGAAAACTCTTACAAAATTACTAAATGGGTATTGGGTACGATATTTGTGCAACATGGAGGATGCGATTCCATGGCTTTCATGTGGGAATATTGTCCCATTTTACCGAGTCATACACAAATAAATGCCTGTCATGCATTGCTTTTACCATTTGAAATCAACTCCGTTAGATAAGTTTTTCATGCTTTTATGTTTCTGGTATATTTTCAGGGTCCCCTTTTTCAACAGCGGCCTTACCCATCACCAGGTGCTGTCTTGAGAAAAAATGCTGAAATTGCTTCGCAGACCAAGAAACCAAGCTCGCAATTTGCACCTATATCCAAAAGAGGGGACGGCAGTGATGGACTTGGCGATGCTGACTGAGAATTTGATCGAGTTTGGTCTGTTTTGTGTATCACAAGAGGCGTGCTGGGTGCGTATATCATGCATTCAGTTAGTTTCTGATCAAATTTAGATATACTTGTATCTACAGCAGCAGACGAACCATTGATTTAAGAGTTGTGTATTTAGCATCTGGCTGCTGCTATACAATGGGTTTCATAACTAAACTGTGACAAGACGTTAGAGTAATGAAACCCGGCGTTGATTGCAAGGCCGgatgtttcttttttcttgcatttaccaTTCATGGTATGTAGGCTTTCCCAATTCATTTTCAAAGGGCTTCCTCTGATCTCAATTAGTATGAAAATGTGGAGTGCTGGTGCTAGATCCTTTTATGTCTTGAGGAGGTTGAGCACGTTTTTGTGTTGGATCCTTGTACCTCTAGCTGTAAATTAACTTATTAATAGTTGTTAGTTGACTTCGTATTTCTAGTTTCCATACTTCGTAAATCATTATAAATTCATATACGTATTTTGTTCTCCAAACCTACATTGTATTAAAGCCCTAGATAAATAGGTTCTAGATTTcttaaaccaaaaaaaacaaaagtaaaaagggAAGTCATTTTCAGACGCCATTCGTCTCTTTATTTATGGtcattaaattgaataaatttaaaGGAATCAGTTGACAATTATAGCTTCCATACTTGTTCATTTGGGATCGTCTCCCTGATAAATAAAGAATAAGAGCCAAGCAAAAGATAGTGATTCAAATTAAGATTTATCAAGTACCCCATATAAAAATtagggaaatttggaaaagtaACCAAATTTTGGATCCCATATAGAATTATAGTCACCATTTTagatttatgataattataacccaaaattgatataaaagtactaatatacccttTGATACATCTTTATAATTTTgtatcaaaataaaaacttaaaaaatggaCAATTAAATCCCCTTCTACTACAAGTTCAGAGACAAAAAACATATCGAAATCAGATAATGCAGAAGAGAAATGCCAAATGAAAACTGATACAAAATTTGCAATGGACAAAAAGCAGCTAATAGGTAATGATCTTCTTTTTCATGCTTGCTAGATGCCCCAAActtgtaaaaaacaaaaattgctaAATGTAAACGAATCAATGTGTGTGGTGTGGggcaataaatatatatatatattgacatgtTCTCCAAGTGATCTTAGCCATGAGTGTTCATGGCTTCCCAAACCATGCTCTTCGGGACTGGATTCAACAAAAGACCATTTTTGAACGAgaataaataaatttttcttatcacacacaaatcaaaccgaaaaaaatccTTTTGTTCTCACagtctatttttttctttggaacccaaaaaaagAACTCGGTAAGACATTGGGATAATCTCatatttgatttgggttttttggaTTTGTTTTCAAACTCTCTCCTTATCTCTCAATTTCTGTTtttaagggtatattagtatttacatatcaattttttgttataattatcataaatttaaaaGAGTGGCTATAGTTCTATATGGGGttcaaattttggttatttttccaaatttctttttccaaaaagaaattaaaaatgaaaagtaaCAAGTAACTAAGCATATtgtagggtaaattacatagtaacccctcaagtttgaggtctattacaatcgcatacaacaacttcaaaatatttcactttcatacctcaactactattttatttcaatatagtaccttcgttacattttccatccattaatccgttaaatgctgacgtggttgccacatatatgccacgtggctacCAAATGTATGCCATGTggcaaataaatttttttttttttttgaaaaacccgaatttctaaaaaaaaaaaaaattgaaacccataTCCCTTATCCCTCACCCACCCCCCAGCgaagaagaagggaaaaaaaagggataCCCATATccctcaccccccccccccagtgACCTCCCCAGAAACctgcaacaagaagaagaagaagaagaggggagaaaaaaaattaaaaaagaaaaaagaaaaaaaaagctgaagaagaagaagggaaaaaaagggGATACCCATATCCctcactgataggagcatatttatgcaatttagttagcttgttcttgtgcatttaggttgttattttttagttaaattagtatttcaagccattttcgtgtgtttataggtccaaagggttaaagaggcaaagaagtgcattttttagctttttggagcagttttgggcttggaatgaatagcacatgcttggagctaagtagatggacaaaattgaagatcaaatgaggctaggaatgaataatgacatgaaagaaatgaagaaatgaaaatgaagaacaaagagttcagaattggaagccaaagtttctaaagttggaagtttctattcttggcttggaagtttcctaatccttcctcacctatgttccagccacaaaaGGGTTTCAAAACATGTTAGGTTGCCTAATTACATGTTTCTAGAAGTCTTAGAACCTGCCCTAGATATTGCCGCACCACTACTTTGATTTCTTGTTCCTTGTTGCACAAGACACAATctttctttcctattttctgcacCTAAACCACATTCCTGTTTTGTTCCATCCATTGCCGCACAAGGGATCCTCTCCTTGCCTATTTTCTGACCTAAAACCACATTCCCTTTTCTTCAAACAAGAAGTCGCACCttccttcccttttctctcttaaatTCTGACCTTAAATACCTTTCCTATATTGTGCCACATCTTTGTTACCTAattctttttaatttctgattctTTCTTACTTATTCAATTGTGGGGCAAATTAGTTAAGTTTTTAAGACCCTTTTCTGAACCCTAGCCGAGGAGGAGAGCCTTTGTATACCATCCTTAGCTGCATCCTTCAATCATTCATCATTCTATACACTTAGCCGCACCCATACACAACCAGAAACCATCCACAACATCCTTGCCGTAGCCCATTCATTTCCCTGACCCCTAAACACATCTCATACACTTCATCCACTTgtgtgccgcagcaagaagaaagaaggaaggactctTAGATGTTCAAGCTtgattgttggagcattctaggtgtaattcgttctatatttccaatgtttaatttcttttcctttcgttttgctgtaaacatgagtggctaagcccctcttggctaggggtgatttcaaagccatgattatgtgtgcaatatgagttgataaattccagttatgaattcttgaattgtgaatgaaattggcttaaCTGTTTAATTGATAACTTAGTTGTGTTtgttggttgagggtcgacacttaattggcatgcataaatctgatgctagagtataagggagtttcacataatcattacagggagtttcacataatcattacaaacttatattcatatgtagtgaaggttgctagtcacgactgcgttaagtttaattcctagcatgagtgacatgatgtcatagttgcaagtgctttgtcaatgcttatgattttcattgaacgtaatgatctttgattgtatctctattatgatgtcatgtagggaacttttgaagaatgctttgggttgtcgaatgatgtcatccaatccaataatacaaggaaaatctaagggttaactaatgatgtcacggttaatttggggcattgtcgttcataattcaatgaaggagtaactggaaattgattcatttgcatacatgtcatgtgtggagaaagaacCTCTAGCTAGCTTTTCATCCATTTAATTcaaccaaattcgtccaaaatctgtcttaagttttagttacttgtttttattttaaattcgtccaaaacaaacccccctctttaatttcttgtttcaaagtgtttaaaatctgttttgtttgtgtttttaagtattttgagtcaagccaaaaccctaaattcgtccaaagttgtgtttagAGTCAGAAATTGCCTAGttggtgtttttaggcagttttgagtgtttttaagttgttttgagtcttatgaacttgttttgagtcctttgagtctattcaaatgtttttaactttgtttttaggtttttgagtcagtttagaggttttagcaagccctcctaatccccggtttaaaaCGATCcatacttgcatttatactacaatttgacaacaagagggtttaatttgagtgcttatatATTTTCGCATCACTCACCCCCccctgatgtgaaaattatgttgacacacaaattaaaccctattgatgacaattgtagtaatgatgcaagtagggatcgttctagaccggggattaactagggatgctaatcaacacaaataagactcaaaaacactaaactagactctatagactcaaaactaactcaaaacactcaaaacagcaaataacaaccaaaaagactcaattctagacctaacaagtgatttggacgaaaatagaacttcaaagactcaaaagacttaaaagaaacaagttttgactctaaaaacaagacttaaaagtaaggggattggttttgacgaaattggactttaaaacataaactttgaaaacaaactttaatgaaaacgattttgatgaaatagaatggtgaaaggctagttagaaggttccttctccacacatgaaacatatgcataccactcgatttccagttactctttcaacaaaccatgaatgacaatgccccaaattaactagattgcaccaattaattctcagatttccctagattcattgaattgaatggaatacgcattacaaccaaattattcttatcaaggaccctagctatggaatacgcatgatagagacacatatcaaagatcatcaagttcaatggaaatcataagcattgacgaggcattcataactatgggatacgcatgttactcttgccaaggatttacctaacacaatcgtgactagcgacttttactacttatgaatataagttaataacgattaggtgaaattcccttatactctagcatcaaattcatgcatgcgacttaagtatgcatccttaattaacatacataaacatgttatcaatcaaatagataagtaaaccacattcacgattcatgaaatcataactggaggtaatcaagtcatataaaacatatgatcatggctttgaattcccctttaactataaagaaattagttcctcatgttcgcaaataaacaaagatgaataaatttaaacattaacataaagatagaaaacacctagaatcgctccaacaatccaagctccttgaatggcatgcacggctccagattccttccttcttctccttgcaaactcacggcacaatgaggggtttttgggtgaatgatgtagtgaaaatatggtagagggtggtgagtgaaagggtgcggcataggcttgtatttataggctgaaaatcccatctcctaggtagccaaggacaaggttttaaaggcctaaactgcataggataataacatacaatcctataaggaaaacaagtcaaaaacccaaaaggaatgggagataatgtgcggcacaaagagtgtgaaaggataaggcttctagaaaccaaaatcccaaaggAAATGGGTGAGAAATCACGGCAAAAGGATAGTTT is part of the Malus domestica chromosome 12, GDT2T_hap1 genome and encodes:
- the LOC103449912 gene encoding uncharacterized protein, which encodes MESSHSQDDREPAPPGVDSFPQYSNSTHHFTSHCQTFTPHPHQQPQGAFWAQDSTANSALDIENASQIDVSLHQQEISTQNVIRIQREARGVSLSSKDGLDVFSQRLDPNALKENLLKMTTQHRAQMASKRGKSSVPGEGNIEIGNGYGVPGGGAYYGAPGPNVTAPRNLGVGNSEMDQKNIESDKELKQKPPVKELSEYLKQKLRDRGILKDDSNNGNIKLERSSAQQMECRKLPSGWVEATDPASGALYYYNETTGKTQWEKPAQTSSVTPLQSPLSLAEYWVEALDETTGHKYYYNTKTQVSQWKHPGSSEQIASQHFESMVSGNPANVYWDGQSTEVQAGKDESSTLKKCLSCGGWGVGLVQMWGYCNHCTRVLDLPQSQYMMTSLGNYQQTQNPVDTKGDSDRKAPTQRCNWKPPMAKGNRKDSKKRAYDEDDELDPMDPSAYSDAPRGGWVVGLKGVQPRAADTTATGPLFQQRPYPSPGAVLRKNAEIASQTKKPSSQFAPISKRGDGSDGLGDAD